A window of the Procambarus clarkii isolate CNS0578487 chromosome 19, FALCON_Pclarkii_2.0, whole genome shotgun sequence genome harbors these coding sequences:
- the LOC138366548 gene encoding uncharacterized protein, which produces MRRKKRERDEREREEKREREEREREEREKERQERRDRGKGKITRVRSIAVRRSEENNGIEWFRSGKEHQNGPKIQREGSVEVLRSPRESCSLSGLAKGKLGHHDTVTSTGYDTPDPPVPMPVPECWTRANLLEEQRHPPKYPQSTEVGKQIVVPAVFRSKLLETAHADRFAGHGGVSKTFYRLAKCYYWPHMKKDVRRFCKTCHACQMAGKANQPVPKAPLCPIPSIGEPFEHLILDIVGPLPPSTSGMQYLLTILDRVSRYPEAIPFKTITATVLVKHLLWFVSRYGLLKTIQTDQGSNFMSRLFRQQIADLGIQHITSSAYHPESQGALERFHQTPKGMLRKFCYDRQSKWAEDLPYLLFAVRSVPNESLGISPFEIIYGHSVRGPLEVARYHWLDEETNVDVVDWLSTNKGRLFSAWEMAKKTLEDMQKTTKSRYDKRTKQRDFLVGDLVLVCTPTVTGSLSAKFVGPYQVLRKVTSHNYLLNTPDRRKKETLVHVNMIKKYEGRDTLPITMVTTKDDFEEDEEVLTNSEVLHKLQAKLTHVAEGDQPSLLKMIRRYKRIIRDVPGLTSVLQHDVMLEEGVRPIKQHPYRLNPLKKKVVKDEVEYMLKHHLIAPSTSPWSSPILLVPKPDHLRHIEDFFEAMLQSGLVVNLHKSAFAKTSVIFLGHKVGGGWIAPKASKVEAIVQYPTPATRKDILRFLGMAGFYRKFVPNFSSIAAPLTNLLRKGVKLLWDEYCQEAFESLKAILISSPILRSPSFEDRFILTVDASDYGLGSILSQTDEKGVEHPIAYHSKKFTPSQLNYSVIEKETLALISSFQHFEVYLTSNSHPILVRTDHNPLKFLAQFKQKNLRLTRWSLHLQQYPLQIEHIKGVDNVVADALSRI; this is translated from the exons atgagaagaaagaagagagaacgagatgagcgagaaagagaagagaaacgagagagagaagagcgagaaagagaagaaagggaaaaagaaaggcaagaacgacgagacagaggaaAAGGAAAGATAACACgagttagaagtattgcggttaggcggtcagaggaaaacaacggaatcgagtggtttcgatccggtaaggaacatcaaaatggtcccaaaattcaacgagaaggaagtgtcgaagttcttcgcagccctcGAGAAAGTTGCAGCCTCTCTGGATTGGCCAAAGgaaaattgggccatcatgacaca GTTACGAGTACAGGTTACGATACACCAGACCCGCCCGTCCCGATGCCAGTTCCTGAATGCTGGACTCGAGCCAATCTGCTAGAAGAGCAGAG GCATCCTCCGAAATACCCCCAGTCAACTGAGGTAGGTAAGCAGATAGTCGTCCCAGCCGTGTTCCGATCTAAGCTGTTAGAAACGGCTCATGCCGATAGATTTGCTGGACATGGTGGGGTTTCGAAAACCTTTTACCGACTAGCCAAGTGTTACTACTGGCCGCACATGAAGAAGGACGTACGTCGCTTCTGCAAAACCTGCCATGCCTGCCAGATGGCAGGGAAAGCAAACCAGCCTGTCCCCAAAGCTCCTTTATGCCCCATTCCATCCATAGGTGAGCCCTTCGAGCACCTCATCCTGGATATAGTAGGCCCGCTTCCGCCTTCTACATCAGGGATGCAGTATTTGCTCACTATATtagatcgggttagtaggtacccagaagcgatCCCCTTTAAGACCATCACAGCTACGGTCTTGGTGAAACATCTACTCTGGTTCGTCTCGCGATATGGTCTCCTTAAGACCATTCAGACGGATCAGGGATCGAATTTTATGTCACGTTTGTTTCGCCAACAGATCGCCGACCTGGGAATCCAACACATTACCTCCagtgcctaccatcccgagtcGCAAGGAGCTTTGGAGCGTTTCCACCAGACGCCGAAGGGCATGCTTCGGAAGTTTTGCTATGACCGGCAGAGTAAGTGGGCTGAAGACCTACCCTACCTCCTATTTGCGGTAAGATCAGTGCCTAATGAATCACTAGGAATCTCCCCATTCGAGATTATTTATGGCCACTCTGTGAGAGGTCCTTTAGAAGTGGCACGATACCATTGGCTGGACGAAGAGACCAACGTAGACGTTGTGGACTGGCTATCTACAAATAAAGGCAGGCTGTTCTCTGCTTGGGAAATGGCAAAGAAAACCTTAGAGGATATGCAGAAGACCACCAAGAGCAGGTACGATAAGAGGACCAAACAAAGGGATTTCCTAGTAGGGGATTTAGTTTTGGTATGTACTCCCACAGTGACTGGAAGTTTGAGCGCTAAATTTGTAGGTCCTTACCAGGTCTTAAGGAAGGTTACTAGTCATAATTACCTTCTTAACACTCCAGACCGCAGAAAGAAGGAAACTTTAGTTCATGTTAACATGATTAAAAAATATGAGGGCCGAGATACACTCCCAATAACCATGGTGACAACTAAAGATGACtttgaggaggatgaggaggttcTAACTAACTCAGAGGTTCTACATAAATTGCAGGCAAAGTTGACACATGTGGCTGAAGGAGATCAACCATCATTGCTGAAAATGATCCGGAGGTACAAGAGAATCATCAGAGATGTTCCAGGACTAACATCTGTCCTACAGCATGATGTCATGCTGGAGGAAGGGGTCCGGCCTATAAAGCAACATCCCTACCGACTCAACCCCCTGAAGAAAAAGGTGGTGAAAGATGAGGTGGAATACATGTTAAAACACCATCTAATAGCCCCAAGCACGAGCCCATGGTCATCCCCGATACTATTAGTGCCCAAACCTG ACCATCTACGTCACATAGAGGACTTCTTCGAGGCCATGCTCCAGTCAGGGTTGGTAGTCAACCTGCACAAATCTGCGTTTGCCAAAACCTCTGTCATCTTTCTAGGTCATAAGGttggaggaggatggattgcgccAAAGGCCAGCAAGGTAGAGGCAATAGTCCAGTAtcctacaccagccaccaggaaGGACATCTTGCGTTTCCTTGGTATGGCTGGTTTTTACCGTAAGTTTGTCCCTAACTTTTCATCCATCGCCGCACCCCTGACAAATCTTTTGAGGAAGGGTGTAAAACTGTTGTGGGATGAGTATTGCCAGGAAGCCTTTGAGAGCCTAAAGGCAATTCTAATCTCTTCTCCAATCCTCAGGTCCCCGAGTTTTGAGGATAGATTTATCCTGACTGTCGACGCTTCCGACTATGGCCTGGGGTCCATATTATCCCAGACGGATGAAAAAGGGGTGGAACATCCTATAGCCTACCATTCTAAGAAGTTTACCCCCAGTCAGCTCAACTATTCCGTCATAGAAAAAGAGACGTTGGCCTTAATCAGTTCATTCCAACACTTTGAAGTATATCTAACAAGTAATAGTCACCCTATCCTAGTACGAACTGACCATAACCCTCTAAAGTTTCTCGCACAGTTTAAACAGAAGAATCTTAGActcaccagatggagtctacaTCTGCAACAATATCCCCTCCAGATTGAGCACATCAAAGGAGTGGATAACGTTGTAGCTGATGCATTGTCCCGCATCTAA